GTTCGTTTCTTAGATAAGAATTTATCGCTATGGGCACAGTaagactttaaatattttgtttaaacgataattttcTGTACATCGAATAACGTAAATAACCTGCTAGGTGAAtgaaaatgatcaaaaatcgCAGATAAGATCGATTTTAAATCCGTGGTGATAACGTTACGAACTTTGGCCACCGAATGCTGATAAAGGATTAAAGAATCGGCAATAATCAgcaataagataaatttccaattgcATTGGCGTAGGATCGAGATTGAGATGATTCCGTTACCAATATCACGAGTGTAATGAAAAGGTTTTCTCTCGTTACAATTTACAAATCCTCTTTGTAAAATGGCAGTTTGATTTTAacagaatctttttttttttttttttaagacatTCTTAATTTgtgatcaattatttatatgtcatATAAACAATGTCACAAATGAAGAATgagtgaattaaaaataatatgaaaatacagaCTCGtattaatcgtaaaaaaaattttctctagaTATCTCTCGAAAGATATGAAATTGGAAGATATGACGAAGATATGTTCGagtacttaaaattttatttggaaatcgTAGTGGAGAATAAAATAGAGTTATTTCcgggaaatataataatataacacgattatataaagtattatattattttactaattaaataattatctctttGATAGTTTTTAAATGGCAATCGctagaaaagatagaaaagataaaatttcttttgccAAGGTATGATAGGgctttatcttaatattaaaatcaaatgagattaagaaaaaaaaaaattgaagcttTTTTGACACGTTATATCATTTCtctatataaaaagttatccaAGATTCCGTTTCACGATTCCAGCAATCGTTGCAATTTCCTTAACGAGGAACACCGAGACAATTTCCTACGGAGGGAGATGTTGGTCGCTATCACGCGAGGACAATTCGATCTTTCATcgaattgaatgaaatgaaaattattccaacgATGCATAGTCTCGTTGGCAACGAATGAATTTCaagtacgatttttttttgaatgaagaaaaaaatcgattcttatttttacatcgTAGACGATAGgggaaatattagattttgttttattcgcgattattcaaatttaacgaGATGACACATCGTGTGACATCAATATCGATGATTTATCAGTACTATTATTTATcagattaattttagtttatctTCGTAGAGAAATACGACATACGATATACTTTTCGATCAGTTATAATACGAATTTCCGTTCGTACGTGTATTTATCACGTGCGTCATTTGCGATACGCAATGTCGGTGTATAATCGAAGGTGTCGTCTGTTTCGCGTTGgattgaaagaagaagaagaagaagaaaaataataattttactaatctattcattttttttatttccatttcctttttttcagagGACAAGACTCTCCACTTTGGAATGGACGATgagtttcttataatttttctgcGACCGTGCAAGTTCTACGCGAAGAGCGCGTACGAGTTGATGAGGAGGGTTGCGGAATTCAAGGAGAAGAACTCTTCTATTTTGAAAAACCTGATGCCAAACGACGAGGAAGAGTTAATCACTAAGCACAACGTGGTAAACGTGATCAAAGAGAGAGATCACAAAGGGAGAAGGATTCTCGTCGTTCAATgcggaaaaaattggaatacatCCGCTGTCAATAGCGACCAGATATTTCgattgttttatttgattcACGAGCTTGCCATGCTGGAACCAGAAACTCAGGTgcgtttcaataaaaaaatcctcGACCGGAATAGGCTTTGCGTTTTGCATTTTAAAcgcgaatataatttataattatataatttataatgctcTTTATCTGATTCGTgactatgtaaaataattgcaaattgtaACTGAAACCTGGAAATCATGTTTCTCGTTTATTCCTTTGATtcgaaaggggaaaaaatgacTCGAGTTttcaaactttataaaatcttttgaaaaaaaaaaagaaaagaaaaaaataaggattctttttttaaagatatacgGAACCATCGTGATACTGGACTTTGAAGGGTTGAGCATGAAGCAAGTGATGGCGATCACGCCGAATTTTTGCATGAAGCTTTTGAATTTCATCCAAGATGCCATGCCCCTCCGTTTGAAGGAGGTAAGAATGTTGAGATTTCGAaccatttcaaaatatttcattcttcgtTCTAACTCGTTGCCATAGGATGATTGTGAGTTGTGAAAATAACTTGAACGACAGATGCGTGATTGAAGATCGAATTTGTTTGAACCCTGTGCCTTCGATGATGGCTTTGCAACTTATTTACTATcgctttaatttttgtaatcgattatgaataatataattaagatgtacatatataattaaagatacaCATAGTGAAACAATCGCTATTGTTCAACATGGTATGGCAAATGATCAAGCCTTTTGTaagggaaaaaatgaagaataggATATTCTTCCACGGTAACAAGATGTCTTCGTTTCACAATTATATTCCAGCCTCGTATTTACCGGAGAATTATGGCGGTGAATTGCCGAAAATCAATTACACCAGCGCCGATTGGTATCCGGTTTTGTTAAAGTACGaggataaaattaaacgtgcgttttttataatatttaattttattctggaataaaaattttgtgatattcgacgatcgatcgaattttatccaattttattttcaatttttcagagTGGAACACGTACGGATTTCGACAATAATGAGCGATGACAAAATACGAGTAAATTAACGAAAGTCGATGATATTTcaacgaatttaaaatttattgaaaatcttcTGTACGATTGTAACGATgttgtacaaaatattttgaatacttGCCGATaacgatttttcttattctacaTTTAGAACGCGTTTATATGTGTATTTTGTACGAAGGATCATTTCTCGTATACGATGCGTacgtatcgaaaaataattttttaaaaaaaagataattgtgATAAGTGTGATtgattcgtgaaatattttttcatgcaAAAAATGTAAGAGTTAAGAAGAAGGTTAATCccggcaaataaataaaattcaattttttcgaagcGAATCATGATGcagtaaaattgataaatctgtaaaataatgatttcctGTTACACTTATTTagcatttttaatcatttatatacatatgtctACACATGTATTCAAGTgtatttcaacaaaatatattttaatcgatattaatacatatgtattattgtacatacatatgtatgaaatttagtttatttttgcGCAAAAGTTATCTTACATCTTATGATGTATATCTATACGTAAAAttagatatcaaaaattagataattaaaattatatattttatataatattttatataattataaataataaaaattagataattaattaattaaatttattattaaataaaaattgaattgaaaaggaaattactcgaaatgatgataataacatCATCATTTCCTAATGATTTCAAGAATCGAaatgaacatttatttttcatcgtatacgataaaattaattaaatattttttctttatatatatatatattaaaaatcttcaatttttgctcaatatttctcattaagaatacaaattttttatatttcatctttttatatttttatattcaaatgaaaattttttttttttttttattagaaacacgaagaataaagaaattttaatgaaatcaataTGCTACAtttcatatgtaatatatgtttCGCGGCTaatcaagaatttaaaatacttaaagtctaaaatacatttaa
The sequence above is drawn from the Apis cerana isolate GH-2021 linkage group LG11, AcerK_1.0, whole genome shotgun sequence genome and encodes:
- the LOC107995156 gene encoding retinaldehyde-binding protein 1 isoform X2, which encodes MSFDLDLKLPGPEALAVAEKELRETEENVKDALAKLRTYLEEDKTLHFGMDDEFLIIFLRPCKFYAKSAYELMRRVAEFKEKNSSILKNLMPNDEEELITKHNVVNVIKERDHKGRRILVVQCGKNWNTSAVNSDQIFRLFYLIHELAMLEPETQIYGTIVILDFEGLSMKQVMAITPNFCMKLLNFIQDAMPLRLKEIHIVKQSLLFNMVWQMIKPFVREKMKNRIFFHGNKMSSFHNYIPASYLPENYGGELPKINYTSADWYPVLLKYEDKIKQWNTYGFRQ
- the LOC107995156 gene encoding retinaldehyde-binding protein 1 isoform X1 → MSFDLDLKLPGPEALAVAEKELRETEENVKDALAKLRTYLEEDKTLHFGMDDEFLIIFLRPCKFYAKSAYELMRRVAEFKEKNSSILKNLMPNDEEELITKHNVVNVIKERDHKGRRILVVQCGKNWNTSAVNSDQIFRLFYLIHELAMLEPETQIYGTIVILDFEGLSMKQVMAITPNFCMKLLNFIQDAMPLRLKEIHIVKQSLLFNMVWQMIKPFVREKMKNRIFFHGNKMSSFHNYIPASYLPENYGGELPKINYTSADWYPVLLKYEDKIKRAFFIIFNFILE